The following proteins are encoded in a genomic region of Salinicoccus sp. RF5:
- a CDS encoding VOC family protein, protein MVKFDHIIHYVNKLEPVEEDGLLPIHSGGKHEHLGTANLLSYFDQRYVEYLAIDDEERFKRHLEESEDSFAGTIDRMEYEEGFLRYALATEEIHQLADRYRAKGFRTVGPVDMERTTNGETIRWKLLYVLDDEEVLPFFIQWEEEESARLERIRNLRGTFISPEMNIHHEVRNVKVWDAFFDVIGVWKGEVDAHTTLTISENKDPSITLELGMDGEPAIYRGAVYKFI, encoded by the coding sequence ATGGTTAAATTCGATCACATCATACATTATGTCAACAAGCTGGAACCGGTAGAGGAAGATGGCCTGCTGCCCATCCATTCGGGCGGAAAACATGAACATCTGGGTACTGCGAACCTGTTGTCCTATTTCGATCAGAGATATGTGGAATATCTCGCCATCGACGACGAAGAAAGATTCAAACGCCATCTGGAAGAGTCGGAGGATTCGTTTGCCGGCACGATTGACCGCATGGAGTACGAAGAAGGCTTCCTACGCTATGCACTTGCCACAGAAGAAATACACCAGCTTGCCGACCGATACCGGGCGAAAGGGTTCAGAACTGTAGGCCCGGTGGATATGGAGCGGACGACGAATGGCGAAACGATACGCTGGAAGCTGCTCTACGTTTTGGATGATGAAGAGGTGCTGCCCTTCTTCATACAATGGGAGGAAGAGGAATCGGCGCGTCTGGAGAGGATCAGAAACTTGAGGGGGACGTTCATTTCCCCGGAAATGAATATTCATCATGAAGTGAGGAATGTGAAGGTGTGGGACGCTTTCTTTGATGTAATCGGTGTTTGGAAAGGTGAAGTCGATGCACATACGACGCTCACCATCTCAGAAAATAAAGACCCGTCGATCACCCTGGAATTGGGGATGGACGGGGAACCGGCGATTTATAGAGGAGCAGTCTACAAATTTATATAG